The Siniperca chuatsi isolate FFG_IHB_CAS linkage group LG7, ASM2008510v1, whole genome shotgun sequence genome includes a window with the following:
- the dharma gene encoding dharma encodes MDGSRVSDFSIERILSPQLGLKPPVMECSPDGYLQGLPGGFSLDSGNRRPPAPVPIPVPVPMPGCLQYRGMTLGEAFYPHGAGFHHADFGSSGVYVHFSSPDSADAQSLAGYHGYHQAGGCAQSRQKARMRTVFTDSQTKRLEALFELTDYPAAQARAEVARSTGLSEETVRVWFKNRRARRKRHRSGSKVKSPSRPPSTGAEKKLFTCPP; translated from the exons ATGGACGGAAGCAGAGTGTCGGACTTCAGCATCGAGCGCATCCTCTCCCCGCAGCTCGGACTCAAGCCGCCGGTGATGGAGTGTTCACCGGACGGATATCTCCAGGGGCTCCCCGGCGGATTCAGCCTGGACTCCGGGAACCGCAGACCTCCTGCGCCGGTCCCGATCCCGGTCCCGGTGCCGATGCCAGGCTGCCTGCAGTACCGAGGGATGACACTTGGAGAGGCGTTTTACCCGCACGGAGCCGGTTTCCATCACGCAGACTTCGGCAGCTCCGGGGTTTACGTGCACTTCAGCAGCCCGGACTCTGCAG ATGCCCAGTCTTTGGCgggttaccatggttaccatcAGGCCGGGGGGTGCGCGCAGTCGCGTCAGAAGGCCCGGATGAGGACGGTGTTCACCGACAGTCAGACCAAGCGGCTCGAGGCGCTGTTCGAGCTCACCGACTACCCGGCGGCGCAGGCGCGCGCCGAGGTGGCGAGGAGCACCGGGCTGAGCGAGGAGACCGTCAGG gtgtgGTTTAAGAACCGCAGAGCCAGGAGGAAGCGGCACCGCAgcgggtcaaaggtcaaatccCCCTCCCGGCCCCCCAGCACCGGAGCAGAGAAGAAGCTCTTCACCTGCCCCCCCTGA